In a single window of the Methanofollis ethanolicus genome:
- a CDS encoding ornithine cyclodeaminase codes for MQISREIELEGHIIDSGIMTLVFDRIMDMGGNFEILTFDVGKKKTDTSYACLKVSAADETQLEAILSELYRLGAHLPVVDDATLVPAAGDRIVPKGFYSTTNHPTWVKYKGEWIPVDDIEMDCLLVVDTDRKRAQCLPIFKLKKGDLVVVGEDGVKVDYPERPREKSEFEFMQGTVSPERPSETLIGQIATEIFEIKRSGGKIVLVGGPAIIHTGGGPALAKLVHDGYIDALFAGNALATHDIESNLFGTSLGMDIKTAKLVTDGHKHHIIAISEILRAGSIKNAVEQGIVTGGVMYECVRNNIPFVLAGSIRDDGPLPDVITDVMEAQDAMRKHLKGAKMVLMVATLLHSVAVGNCLPSSVKTLCVDINPASLTKLMDRGTSQAIGIVSDAGTFFPMLAKKLDELSEKINE; via the coding sequence ATGCAGATCTCCCGGGAGATAGAACTGGAAGGGCATATTATCGATTCAGGTATCATGACCCTTGTCTTCGACCGGATCATGGATATGGGCGGGAACTTCGAGATTCTTACCTTCGACGTAGGGAAGAAAAAGACCGACACGAGTTATGCCTGCCTGAAGGTGAGTGCTGCCGACGAAACGCAGCTTGAGGCGATCCTCAGCGAACTCTACCGTCTTGGTGCGCATCTCCCGGTAGTGGATGATGCGACCCTGGTTCCTGCTGCAGGAGATCGGATCGTCCCGAAGGGGTTCTACTCGACGACCAACCACCCGACCTGGGTCAAATACAAGGGCGAGTGGATCCCTGTCGATGACATTGAGATGGACTGCCTCCTTGTCGTGGACACGGACAGGAAACGTGCACAGTGCCTGCCCATCTTCAAACTGAAAAAGGGCGACCTCGTCGTCGTCGGCGAGGACGGCGTTAAGGTGGACTACCCCGAACGCCCGCGGGAAAAGAGCGAATTTGAGTTCATGCAAGGGACGGTATCGCCTGAACGCCCATCCGAGACTTTGATTGGACAGATCGCTACCGAAATCTTTGAAATTAAAAGGTCAGGCGGGAAGATCGTCCTTGTGGGTGGTCCGGCGATCATCCACACCGGCGGCGGCCCGGCCCTTGCGAAACTCGTCCATGACGGCTACATCGACGCCCTCTTCGCCGGGAATGCCCTCGCGACCCATGACATCGAGTCGAACCTCTTCGGCACCTCTCTCGGCATGGACATCAAGACCGCCAAGCTCGTTACCGACGGGCACAAGCATCACATCATTGCCATCTCAGAAATTTTGCGGGCAGGATCGATTAAAAACGCTGTTGAACAGGGCATCGTCACCGGCGGCGTGATGTACGAGTGCGTCAGGAACAACATCCCCTTCGTCCTTGCCGGTTCGATCCGCGACGACGGTCCCCTCCCTGACGTGATCACCGATGTCATGGAGGCGCAGGACGCAATGAGAAAACATCTCAAGGGCGCGAAGATGGTGCTGATGGTGGCGACCCTCCTCCACTCAGTGGCCGTCGGGAACTGTCTCCCATCGAGCGTGAAGACACTCTGCGTCGATATCAACCCGGCCTCCCTGACCAAGCTGATGGACCGCGGCACCTCGCAGGCGATCGGCATCGTCTCCGATGCGGGCACTTTCTTCCCGATGCTTGCGAAAAAACTGGACGAACTCTCGGAAAAAATCAACGAGTGA
- a CDS encoding archaeosine biosynthesis radical SAM protein RaSEA: protein MLSIQSIKPLAAWKGKDRYEDDILDSLTVIFKSGGCSYRRCLMCGYRFEGYFGAQTEEVLAALRGQLAWVQENFDLSQVGMVKIFTSGSFLDPIEVPPAFREEIARAFAGKVVVVETRPEYVETDALAEMVEALGSPIHVAMGLETTDDAIREKSIRKGFSFADFIEASKRAKAAGAGVKAYLLLKPLFLTEKEAIEDMKTSIMDVAPHCGMISMNACTVQKRTELEHLWKEQAYRPPYLWSILEVLGNVDPGVPVFCDPVGGGHARGPHNCGKCDRDIIDGINEYALTGDVELIRALAEIECACKKEWEYVLGHEKPWSMPLTR from the coding sequence ATGTTATCTATACAATCTATCAAGCCATTGGCAGCGTGGAAAGGAAAAGACCGTTATGAGGATGATATCCTCGATTCCCTGACCGTAATCTTTAAAAGTGGGGGATGCTCATACCGGCGTTGCCTGATGTGCGGTTACCGTTTTGAAGGTTATTTCGGGGCTCAAACTGAGGAGGTCCTTGCCGCTCTCAGGGGACAACTCGCCTGGGTGCAGGAGAACTTCGACCTCTCGCAGGTTGGGATGGTGAAGATCTTCACGTCGGGCAGTTTCCTGGACCCCATCGAGGTGCCGCCGGCTTTCAGGGAAGAGATCGCGCGGGCCTTTGCCGGGAAGGTTGTCGTCGTCGAGACGCGGCCCGAGTACGTGGAGACCGACGCACTCGCGGAGATGGTTGAGGCTCTCGGTTCCCCCATCCATGTGGCAATGGGGCTTGAGACGACAGATGACGCCATCAGGGAGAAGTCGATCAGAAAGGGCTTCAGCTTCGCCGACTTCATCGAGGCATCGAAGAGAGCGAAGGCGGCGGGCGCGGGAGTGAAGGCCTACCTCCTCTTAAAGCCGCTCTTCCTCACCGAGAAGGAGGCGATCGAGGACATGAAGACCTCCATCATGGACGTGGCGCCGCACTGTGGCATGATCTCGATGAACGCCTGCACCGTCCAGAAAAGGACAGAACTCGAGCATCTCTGGAAGGAGCAGGCCTACCGCCCGCCGTACCTCTGGAGCATCCTTGAAGTGCTTGGAAATGTCGATCCCGGCGTCCCGGTCTTCTGCGACCCGGTCGGAGGCGGCCATGCCAGGGGCCCGCACAACTGCGGGAAGTGCGACCGCGATATCATCGACGGCATCAACGAGTACGCTCTCACCGGCGACGTGGAACTGATCCGCGCCCTCGCAGAGATCGAATGCGCGTGCAAAAAAGAGTGGGAATATGTCCTCGGGCACGAGAAGCCCTGGTCTATGCCCCTCACTCGTTGA
- the recQ gene encoding DNA helicase RecQ — translation MAAIDALLKKYWGYTSFLPHQREIITSVLEGRDTVGIMATGGGKSLCYQVPALYLGGLTLVVSPLISLMKDQVDDLNLRGIPAAAYTGTLTYQERTEIERQMADNALRLLFISPEKCMQSGFLKSLGQYPVRLIAIDEAHCISEWGHNFRPDYRQLSRLKKYFPDVPIVALTATAIPEVRKDIARQLGLSEPREFVGSFNRTNLRYSVVPKEKPVALLLSVINRHRKESGIVYCFTKKETEEIARELRKYRYNALAYHASLSTGVREKVQDDFLSGRVQIVCATVAFGMGIDKPDVRYVVHYDLPKTVESYYQETGRAGRDGRESECVLFYDPEEYGRVRSMLEHGGQDERHIRIAVRKLQDLVDYCETTGCRRKYLLNYFGEEYARENCGMCDTCDRLVEMIDGTEYARKILGCVGQLPAHFGVDLIADVLRGSKNAKVRENCFDLLPTYATGTEQSKKQYRIWVQDLVRQGYLGRTDDRSPAICLTETSAAVMGGEVRVMLPAPAGGAKKRRVDEALSAGDRELFIVLKALRTSIATRDGVPPSVVFPDRTLIEMARLRPSDRENFGNIAGVGVVRLEKYGPDFISAITRYCSEKEA, via the coding sequence ATGGCCGCCATCGACGCACTCCTGAAAAAATACTGGGGCTATACCTCTTTTCTCCCGCACCAGCGGGAGATCATCACATCAGTCCTGGAGGGGCGGGACACGGTGGGGATCATGGCGACAGGGGGCGGGAAGTCCCTCTGCTACCAGGTGCCCGCCCTGTACCTCGGCGGCCTGACCCTTGTCGTCTCCCCCCTCATCTCGCTCATGAAGGACCAGGTCGACGACCTGAACCTGCGGGGGATCCCCGCGGCCGCCTACACCGGCACTCTCACGTACCAGGAGAGGACAGAGATCGAGAGGCAGATGGCAGACAACGCCCTCAGGTTGCTCTTCATCTCCCCGGAGAAATGCATGCAGTCAGGTTTCCTGAAATCCCTCGGCCAGTATCCCGTCCGCCTCATTGCCATCGACGAGGCGCACTGTATCTCCGAATGGGGCCACAACTTCAGGCCCGATTACCGGCAACTTTCCCGCCTGAAAAAATATTTCCCGGACGTCCCCATCGTTGCGTTGACGGCCACCGCCATCCCCGAGGTCAGGAAAGATATCGCCCGGCAGCTTGGCCTCTCGGAGCCCCGTGAATTCGTCGGCAGTTTTAACCGCACAAACCTCCGGTACAGCGTCGTCCCGAAGGAGAAACCGGTGGCTCTCCTCCTCTCTGTCATCAATCGGCACAGGAAAGAATCAGGGATCGTCTACTGCTTCACCAAGAAAGAAACTGAAGAGATCGCCCGGGAACTCAGGAAATACAGGTACAACGCGCTCGCCTACCATGCCAGTCTCTCGACAGGTGTCAGGGAGAAGGTCCAGGACGATTTTCTCTCCGGCCGCGTGCAGATCGTCTGTGCCACCGTGGCCTTTGGCATGGGCATCGACAAACCCGACGTCCGCTATGTCGTCCACTACGACCTGCCAAAGACCGTCGAGTCCTACTACCAGGAGACGGGCCGTGCAGGACGGGACGGCCGGGAGAGCGAGTGCGTCCTCTTCTACGACCCGGAAGAGTATGGCAGGGTCAGGTCCATGCTCGAGCACGGCGGACAGGACGAGCGTCACATCCGCATTGCGGTTCGTAAATTGCAGGACCTCGTCGACTATTGTGAGACGACCGGATGCCGGCGGAAATACCTGCTGAACTACTTCGGGGAGGAATATGCCCGGGAAAACTGCGGCATGTGCGACACCTGCGACCGTCTTGTGGAGATGATCGACGGCACAGAATACGCGAGAAAGATCCTCGGATGTGTCGGGCAATTGCCGGCGCACTTCGGGGTCGATCTCATTGCCGACGTGTTGAGAGGTTCGAAGAACGCAAAAGTCAGAGAGAACTGCTTTGACCTCCTCCCTACCTATGCAACAGGTACTGAGCAGAGCAAAAAGCAGTATCGGATATGGGTTCAGGATCTGGTCCGGCAGGGGTACCTGGGGCGGACGGACGACAGATCTCCTGCCATCTGCCTGACAGAGACGAGCGCCGCGGTCATGGGGGGAGAGGTACGTGTCATGCTCCCGGCGCCTGCAGGCGGCGCGAAGAAGAGGCGAGTCGACGAAGCCCTGAGTGCCGGGGATAGGGAACTGTTCATCGTGTTGAAGGCGCTGCGGACATCGATCGCAACCCGCGACGGTGTGCCGCCCTCCGTTGTCTTCCCCGACAGAACCCTGATCGAGATGGCCCGTCTCCGCCCTTCCGACAGGGAAAACTTTGGGAACATCGCCGGTGTTGGCGTGGTCAGGTTGGAAAAATACGGCCCCGACTTTATCTCCGCCATCACGCGCTATTGTTCGGAAAAAGAGGCCTGA
- a CDS encoding flavodoxin domain-containing protein → MPPRILVAYATKHETTREIADAIAVTLREDGLVVEAVPAGTVTSVAGYDAVVIGSPIYMGKILKEAKQFVDRFAAFLQEKPVAAFAVGMSCKDLTDENCKKVEAAMEPITARVPIRGEMGIFAGRMNPSYIPVLGLFMRYDEAKTEDARDWGAIRAWTGRLPARLGLAAPPLPA, encoded by the coding sequence ATGCCGCCACGCATCCTCGTCGCGTATGCGACAAAGCACGAGACCACGCGGGAGATCGCCGACGCCATCGCCGTCACCCTCAGGGAGGATGGCCTCGTTGTCGAGGCCGTGCCTGCCGGGACGGTGACGTCAGTCGCCGGATACGACGCCGTCGTCATCGGTTCGCCTATCTATATGGGAAAGATCCTGAAGGAGGCAAAGCAGTTTGTCGACCGCTTCGCCGCCTTCCTCCAGGAAAAACCGGTCGCGGCTTTTGCCGTCGGCATGAGCTGCAAGGATCTGACCGACGAGAACTGCAAAAAGGTGGAGGCAGCGATGGAGCCCATCACCGCTCGCGTCCCCATCAGGGGGGAGATGGGGATATTTGCCGGGAGGATGAACCCCTCCTATATCCCGGTGCTCGGCCTATTCATGCGATATGACGAGGCGAAGACCGAGGACGCCCGGGACTGGGGGGCGATCCGGGCATGGACCGGGAGACTGCCCGCCCGCCTGGGCCTCGCTGCGCCGCCCCTGCCTGCCTGA
- a CDS encoding HEAT repeat domain-containing protein → MDNSAGPEFSDDTLPVEIDVVPSPEVLECAVDNDLDSLTALLFHGESQKVREDAALAIGMLMGEEAVGAFIGLFAEDDRDLRMAASWGLSAIGTPAIDGLIAALSAADAATRMWAAYTLGAIGHCKAEVALGKVLKDDDADVRWWASWALDQILQRHGCCNGC, encoded by the coding sequence ATGGACAATTCCGCCGGACCCGAGTTCTCGGATGACACCCTTCCTGTCGAGATCGATGTTGTACCCTCCCCTGAAGTGCTCGAATGCGCCGTCGACAACGACCTTGACAGCCTCACCGCCCTTCTCTTTCACGGGGAATCGCAAAAGGTCAGGGAGGACGCAGCCCTTGCCATTGGCATGCTGATGGGGGAGGAGGCAGTCGGGGCCTTCATCGGGCTCTTCGCCGAGGACGACCGCGACCTGCGGATGGCCGCTTCGTGGGGGCTCTCCGCGATCGGGACGCCGGCCATCGACGGTCTCATCGCCGCGCTCTCTGCGGCTGACGCCGCCACCAGAATGTGGGCGGCCTATACTCTCGGCGCCATCGGGCACTGCAAAGCCGAGGTTGCACTCGGAAAGGTGTTAAAGGACGATGACGCCGACGTCAGGTGGTGGGCGTCCTGGGCCCTGGACCAGATCCTGCAGAGGCACGGCTGCTGCAACGGGTGCTGA
- a CDS encoding RMD1 family protein: protein MFAIRFYRIYDIGKEIDLASLEQALSESMTISRARFVRVKPRAIIIKHAPLLLRLDPVTLEQDGKTYTFRIDARVYDIGAISICLIHEEFEGTPRELEETALRFAGQRGLDTAFTATIARLLATLKPAIGARTVDEEFYEDYAIFITHALDDSLDPTRILLGDTVAFSAETRQETLKNALSYSEDDRAILTRDSAILVNTEPPSDLIELIEYANVQLLELRFYDGELTRQMEKMYDDIEMADRLYFFYRIRQYRAIMMGLMQTQAEISEITEKVNNLIKVTEDVYYGRIYAMSLRVMNCQQWSDSVGRKIAIIRQTYAMLSDGVNLQHSNYLEWVVIILIALEVLLFVVPMVPH, encoded by the coding sequence ATGTTTGCAATCCGTTTTTACCGAATCTACGATATCGGAAAAGAGATCGACCTCGCCTCCCTCGAACAGGCTCTCTCGGAGAGCATGACCATCAGCCGGGCGCGGTTCGTCCGGGTGAAGCCACGGGCGATCATCATCAAGCATGCCCCCCTCCTGCTCAGGCTCGATCCCGTGACCCTTGAGCAGGACGGAAAGACCTACACCTTCCGCATCGACGCACGGGTGTACGATATCGGTGCGATCAGCATCTGCCTCATCCACGAAGAGTTCGAGGGCACCCCGCGGGAACTGGAGGAGACTGCCCTCCGCTTCGCAGGACAGAGAGGCCTGGACACCGCCTTCACCGCCACCATCGCCCGTCTCCTTGCGACCCTCAAACCGGCGATCGGCGCGAGGACGGTCGACGAGGAGTTCTACGAGGACTATGCCATCTTCATCACCCACGCCCTCGACGACTCCCTCGACCCGACACGGATACTGCTCGGGGATACGGTGGCATTCTCCGCGGAGACGCGGCAGGAGACGCTCAAAAATGCCCTCAGTTACAGCGAGGACGACCGGGCGATCCTCACACGGGACAGTGCCATCCTCGTCAACACGGAACCGCCCTCAGACCTGATCGAGCTGATCGAGTACGCCAATGTGCAGCTCCTCGAACTGCGCTTCTACGACGGCGAACTGACGCGCCAGATGGAGAAGATGTACGACGACATCGAGATGGCCGACCGCCTGTATTTCTTCTACCGGATCAGGCAGTACCGCGCGATCATGATGGGGCTGATGCAGACGCAGGCCGAGATCTCGGAGATCACGGAAAAAGTCAACAACCTGATCAAGGTGACCGAGGACGTCTACTATGGCCGCATCTATGCGATGAGCCTGCGGGTCATGAACTGCCAGCAGTGGAGCGACAGTGTCGGCAGGAAGATCGCCATCATCCGCCAGACATACGCGATGCTCTCCGATGGGGTAAACCTCCAGCACTCGAATTACCTCGAGTGGGTGGTGATCATCCTGATCGCCCTGGAGGTCCTGCTCTTCGTCGTCCCCATGGTCCCCCACTGA
- a CDS encoding Hsp20/alpha crystallin family protein, translating into MTEIRIAPAVYAMPDENHENLHIEIELPGVDKKDITLRMHDDSFFVQASKEGTRYAGSYATCCPIDYEKAKASYHNGLLTVDVPYKKPQARGIEIPVR; encoded by the coding sequence ATGACCGAGATCAGGATCGCGCCGGCGGTGTATGCCATGCCGGACGAAAACCATGAAAATCTCCATATCGAAATAGAATTGCCCGGTGTCGACAAGAAGGACATCACGCTCAGGATGCACGACGACAGTTTCTTTGTCCAGGCATCGAAGGAGGGGACCAGGTATGCGGGCTCTTATGCCACCTGCTGCCCGATCGATTATGAAAAAGCGAAGGCATCCTATCACAACGGACTGTTGACCGTGGACGTTCCGTACAAAAAGCCCCAGGCACGGGGCATTGAGATTCCCGTCCGGTAA
- a CDS encoding PAS domain-containing protein has product MEKTDEGRAGAASGALGFSDLGLLWQRIFDAIEDPVFIQDREGIILRANRATGNVLGVAAGEVVGKPCSAVIHQAPTFIAGCPFVRSKTSGKRERYTLWMFGRWFRVLIDPILHPEHGVIGAIHIITDVSDIKRIDELRSRLASILETTEDAIIGASAEGRVTSLNTAAVGLLGITPDEAIGLPVSHFVPGPLFRTWEETAQAVVGGRAGRRFESEIVRTDGMIHEVSVGISPLRDERGVVSGYSCLVHDLTPQRKAERALVAYVAEAALRMKVPLGGVAQEIDHTAALLDSGKVRPEDAATILRVQKAHLDQILQNLADLDRAVAESAEEIPEAYRRFLCGE; this is encoded by the coding sequence ATGGAGAAAACTGATGAGGGGAGGGCCGGCGCCGCTTCAGGGGCCCTTGGCTTTTCTGACCTGGGGTTACTCTGGCAACGGATATTTGACGCCATAGAAGACCCTGTCTTCATTCAGGACCGTGAGGGTATCATTCTCCGGGCAAACCGGGCCACGGGCAACGTTCTTGGCGTCGCTGCCGGAGAGGTTGTCGGGAAGCCCTGTTCTGCCGTGATCCACCAGGCCCCTACATTCATCGCGGGCTGTCCCTTTGTCAGGTCGAAGACCTCGGGAAAGAGGGAGAGATACACCCTCTGGATGTTTGGCCGGTGGTTCAGGGTCTTGATCGACCCTATCCTCCACCCTGAGCACGGCGTCATAGGGGCCATCCATATCATCACCGACGTCTCCGACATCAAGAGAATCGACGAGTTGAGGTCCAGGCTTGCATCGATCCTTGAGACGACCGAGGACGCCATCATCGGCGCCTCTGCGGAGGGCCGGGTCACCTCCTTGAACACTGCAGCCGTCGGTCTCCTCGGCATCACGCCCGACGAGGCTATTGGCCTGCCGGTCTCGCACTTTGTCCCCGGTCCCCTCTTCAGGACGTGGGAGGAGACGGCACAGGCTGTCGTCGGCGGCAGGGCGGGACGGCGCTTCGAGTCCGAGATCGTTAGAACAGATGGCATGATCCACGAGGTTTCGGTCGGCATCTCCCCCCTACGTGATGAACGCGGTGTCGTGTCCGGCTACTCCTGTCTTGTCCACGACCTCACCCCCCAGAGGAAGGCCGAACGTGCCCTTGTCGCCTATGTCGCGGAGGCCGCCCTGAGGATGAAGGTGCCGCTCGGCGGCGTCGCGCAGGAGATCGACCACACCGCCGCCCTGCTGGACTCGGGAAAAGTCAGACCCGAGGACGCGGCCACCATTCTCCGGGTGCAGAAGGCCCACCTCGACCAGATCCTCCAGAACCTTGCCGACCTCGACCGTGCGGTCGCCGAGTCTGCCGAAGAGATCCCCGAGGCCTACCGCCGCTTCCTCTGCGGGGAATAA
- a CDS encoding HypC/HybG/HupF family hydrogenase formation chaperone has protein sequence MCVAVPAEVIEIKDDNIGVVDYGDLRQEVRLDLVDVKVGEFVLVHVGFAIQKLSREEGLSTRELFKEVYAAMEE, from the coding sequence ATGTGTGTTGCAGTTCCTGCCGAAGTAATCGAGATCAAGGACGACAACATCGGTGTCGTCGACTACGGCGACCTCAGGCAGGAGGTAAGGCTTGATCTCGTCGACGTCAAAGTAGGCGAGTTCGTCCTCGTCCATGTCGGCTTTGCTATCCAGAAACTCAGCCGTGAGGAGGGCCTATCGACAAGAGAACTCTTTAAAGAAGTCTACGCAGCGATGGAAGAATAA
- a CDS encoding hydrogenase maturation nickel metallochaperone HypA/HybF: MHEYSIAYDIFATAQRAAVENHATQVKAVKVDVGEFAMVNPEQVKFLFEVIAEDDPVFAGVSMECRTVKVRTRCDCGYEGDEKFVCPTCGGLPHIVEGKEIVVTNIEIEVNDS; the protein is encoded by the coding sequence ATGCACGAATACAGCATCGCGTACGACATCTTTGCCACAGCCCAGCGCGCTGCCGTCGAGAACCATGCAACGCAGGTGAAGGCGGTCAAGGTCGACGTCGGCGAATTTGCGATGGTCAACCCCGAACAGGTGAAGTTTCTCTTTGAGGTCATCGCGGAGGACGACCCTGTCTTTGCAGGTGTCTCTATGGAGTGCCGGACCGTGAAGGTGCGCACCCGCTGCGACTGTGGCTATGAGGGCGACGAGAAGTTCGTCTGCCCCACGTGCGGAGGTCTCCCGCACATTGTCGAGGGGAAAGAGATTGTAGTCACCAACATCGAGATAGAAGTGAACGATTCATGA
- the hypE gene encoding hydrogenase expression/formation protein HypE, translating into MKVNMMHGAGGEVMGELLKVLTKFTHNNAGGIGLESLDDGAVFPVGDQQIVFTTDNHVIHPIFFPGGDIGRIAVSGTINDLAMMGGRPIALSCGMVIEEGFEVSDLERIVASMDEALGEVGASIVTGDTKVLEKGALDGIVINTAGVGVANHIVRDNGLKPGDVIIVSGTIGDHGLAILSHRDGFDLGEQILSDAAPLWGMVERALAAGDIHAMKDPTRGGFANAINEMARKSGVHVEIDEEALPIRKNVRSAAAMLGIDPLEVANEGKVVMGVAPGDVDAVLAALKSHHYGRDAAVIGRVTEGSSVVMKTSIGGERFIEPPVGDPVPRVC; encoded by the coding sequence ATGAAAGTCAATATGATGCACGGCGCCGGCGGCGAGGTGATGGGCGAACTTCTCAAGGTGCTCACGAAATTCACCCACAACAATGCCGGCGGTATCGGTCTTGAGTCCCTGGACGATGGGGCGGTGTTCCCGGTCGGCGACCAGCAGATCGTGTTTACGACGGACAACCACGTCATCCACCCGATATTCTTCCCCGGCGGGGACATCGGCAGGATCGCCGTCTCCGGAACCATCAACGACCTTGCGATGATGGGCGGGCGCCCGATCGCCCTCTCCTGCGGCATGGTCATCGAGGAGGGCTTTGAGGTCTCCGACCTGGAACGGATCGTTGCCTCCATGGACGAGGCGCTCGGCGAGGTCGGCGCATCGATCGTGACCGGCGACACCAAGGTGCTGGAGAAGGGCGCCCTCGACGGGATTGTCATCAACACTGCGGGCGTCGGCGTCGCAAACCACATCGTCAGGGACAATGGCCTGAAACCGGGCGATGTGATCATCGTCTCCGGCACCATCGGCGACCACGGACTTGCGATCCTCTCCCACCGCGATGGTTTCGACCTCGGCGAGCAGATCCTCTCCGACGCCGCCCCCCTCTGGGGCATGGTCGAGCGCGCCCTTGCCGCCGGCGATATCCACGCGATGAAGGACCCGACCCGCGGCGGATTTGCCAATGCGATCAACGAGATGGCGAGAAAGAGCGGGGTCCATGTCGAGATCGACGAAGAAGCCCTCCCGATCAGAAAGAACGTCAGGAGCGCCGCCGCCATGCTCGGCATCGACCCCCTGGAGGTCGCGAACGAGGGGAAGGTTGTCATGGGCGTCGCCCCCGGCGATGTCGACGCGGTCCTTGCCGCCCTGAAGTCGCACCACTATGGGAGAGACGCCGCGGTCATCGGCCGCGTCACCGAGGGTTCCTCTGTCGTCATGAAGACCTCGATCGGTGGCGAACGTTTCATCGAACCGCCGGTCGGCGACCCGGTCCCCAGAGTCTGCTGA
- a CDS encoding EVE domain-containing protein, with product MTRWLATSTRENAEIVIKKQIWGVPKSDISQINRIRPGDTLLLYVGHEEIDRDITLPPAITGCFEIVSSVYEDTEPIFTAPRKLGNEVFPLRFRLKTITIFDPPVEFTPLIPRLKFIADKKQWSEHIKGQAMRAITEEDHAIIMKAAMKAAEAPRG from the coding sequence ATGACTCGCTGGCTTGCCACCTCCACCCGTGAGAATGCAGAGATCGTGATAAAAAAACAGATCTGGGGTGTCCCGAAGAGTGACATCAGCCAGATCAACAGGATCAGGCCCGGCGACACCCTGCTCCTCTATGTCGGGCACGAGGAGATCGATAGGGACATCACCCTCCCGCCCGCGATCACCGGGTGCTTCGAGATCGTCTCCAGCGTCTATGAGGACACAGAGCCAATCTTCACCGCCCCCAGAAAACTCGGGAACGAGGTCTTCCCCCTGCGGTTCAGACTGAAAACGATCACGATCTTCGACCCACCCGTGGAGTTCACACCCCTGATCCCTCGCCTGAAATTCATCGCCGACAAAAAGCAGTGGTCAGAGCACATCAAGGGGCAGGCGATGCGGGCGATCACCGAGGAAGACCATGCAATCATCATGAAAGCGGCTATGAAAGCAGCAGAGGCGCCGCGGGGCTGA